A stretch of the Sulfurospirillum sp. UCH001 genome encodes the following:
- a CDS encoding HD domain-containing phosphohydrolase has translation MKNTKRYTFTFSIITLIIGLAGFLSFSLIGHNYLQSSKNSYSMIQKRNAEVRKNIIDTISNSLQRTSAHLTVLVHSQQDDDLFASKEIFTRMMWEMLLSDDKIASIYIADKFGDFFQARRTPDFVMRTIDRRVKKPVDEWAYKNNDFDTVRLEYKEATYDPRERTWFKEATSHKNYYWSEPYAFASTNEIGITVAYPFFNEDGEKIKVAGIDLTIASITKLLQEQSKVIDGPIVIVNPHGDVIASSLPSQESKIKIEQLPKEIKASYEQFLNGTKRGRVQNAHNENYLFAFSEFPADFGKQWYIGTYLEEKKVTHEIDEIAIETIFISLLIMAMIIVVTWFVLRHIIIQPVDLLKNMSDSVAAKQYDAVHHIKTRIKEFYALSHSMVLMARSIKTHEKAQENLMESFIKLIASAIDEKSPYTGGHCERVPELASMLAEEANKSEEGIFKKFHFRNENAWREFRIAALLHDCGKVTTPEYVVDKATKLESIHNRIHEIRTRFEVLLRDAQIAYLEGLLEGKEDKALLRQRRIEAEAKLFDDFAFLAECNIGGEFMDAKKIECLKEIAAITWTCHFDDRLGMSEAEHKRLKEIDAKPLPCQERLLEDKPEHLIVRSHEIDEHIYSELGITMKIPHYYNNLGELYNLSITKGTLNDEERYKINEHIIMSIRMLSELPFMDNLKKVPEYACAHHETMKGTGYPRGLTKEQISLPARIIAIADIFEALTANDRPYKKAKTISEAINILYSMKKDQHIDGDLFELFLKSGVYMKYAQMYLSPEQIDEVDITQYL, from the coding sequence ATGAAAAACACGAAACGATATACATTCACATTTAGCATTATAACCTTGATTATTGGGTTAGCAGGGTTTCTTTCTTTCTCTCTTATTGGGCATAATTATCTACAAAGCTCCAAAAATTCTTACAGCATGATTCAAAAGCGTAATGCTGAAGTCCGAAAAAACATTATCGATACTATTTCCAATTCTCTGCAAAGAACTTCAGCGCATTTAACGGTTCTCGTACACAGCCAACAAGATGATGACTTGTTTGCTTCAAAAGAAATCTTTACACGTATGATGTGGGAGATGCTACTTTCTGATGATAAGATTGCGAGTATCTATATAGCTGACAAATTTGGCGATTTTTTTCAAGCAAGGCGTACGCCAGATTTTGTCATGCGTACGATTGATAGAAGAGTAAAAAAACCTGTTGATGAATGGGCTTATAAAAATAATGATTTTGATACAGTGCGCCTTGAATATAAAGAAGCAACATACGACCCTCGTGAACGAACATGGTTTAAAGAGGCGACTTCTCATAAAAATTATTATTGGTCCGAACCGTATGCTTTTGCTTCAACGAATGAGATTGGTATCACTGTGGCTTATCCTTTTTTCAATGAGGATGGAGAAAAGATAAAAGTAGCGGGTATTGACTTGACAATTGCTTCCATTACAAAATTACTGCAAGAACAAAGTAAAGTGATTGATGGACCTATAGTTATTGTAAATCCACATGGCGATGTAATAGCGAGTTCTTTGCCTTCTCAAGAGTCAAAGATAAAGATTGAGCAGCTTCCAAAAGAGATAAAAGCATCTTATGAACAGTTTTTAAATGGAACCAAACGTGGGCGTGTTCAAAATGCACATAATGAAAATTATCTTTTTGCTTTTTCTGAATTTCCTGCTGATTTTGGTAAACAGTGGTATATCGGAACATATTTAGAAGAGAAAAAGGTAACACATGAGATAGATGAGATTGCGATTGAGACGATTTTTATTTCGCTTCTTATTATGGCGATGATCATTGTTGTGACGTGGTTTGTACTAAGGCATATTATCATTCAGCCTGTGGATCTACTAAAAAACATGAGCGATAGTGTCGCTGCAAAACAATACGATGCGGTTCATCATATCAAAACGCGCATCAAAGAATTTTATGCACTGAGTCATTCGATGGTGTTGATGGCACGTTCTATCAAAACGCATGAAAAAGCGCAAGAGAATTTGATGGAGTCTTTTATAAAACTGATCGCAAGTGCAATCGACGAAAAGTCACCTTATACGGGTGGACATTGTGAGAGAGTTCCTGAACTGGCTTCTATGTTAGCAGAAGAGGCGAATAAAAGTGAAGAGGGTATCTTTAAAAAGTTTCATTTCCGAAATGAGAATGCATGGCGAGAATTTCGTATAGCGGCTCTTTTGCATGATTGTGGCAAAGTGACAACGCCAGAATATGTCGTCGATAAAGCAACGAAGCTAGAGAGCATTCATAACCGTATTCATGAGATTCGCACGCGTTTTGAAGTGCTGCTGAGAGATGCACAAATTGCTTATTTAGAGGGACTCTTAGAAGGAAAAGAGGATAAAGCGTTATTACGACAAAGACGCATAGAGGCTGAAGCGAAACTGTTTGATGATTTTGCGTTTTTAGCAGAATGTAACATTGGTGGTGAATTTATGGATGCCAAAAAAATAGAATGCCTTAAAGAAATAGCCGCTATAACATGGACATGTCATTTTGATGATAGGCTTGGTATGAGCGAAGCTGAACATAAACGCCTTAAAGAGATTGATGCTAAACCTTTGCCGTGTCAAGAAAGACTTTTAGAAGATAAACCAGAACATTTGATTGTTCGTTCACATGAAATAGATGAACATATCTATTCAGAGCTTGGTATTACGATGAAAATTCCACACTATTACAATAATCTAGGTGAACTTTACAATCTTAGCATTACAAAAGGAACCCTTAACGATGAAGAGCGCTATAAGATCAATGAACATATCATTATGAGTATTCGTATGCTTTCTGAGCTACCTTTTATGGATAATCTTAAAAAAGTACCAGAATACGCCTGTGCGCATCATGAAACGATGAAAGGAACAGGTTACCCTAGAGGGCTTACTAAAGAGCAAATCTCGTTACCTGCGCGTATTATCGCTATCGCAGACATTTTTGAAGCACTCACGGCTAATGATCGCCCATACAAAAAAGCTAAAACCATTTCAGAGGCAATAAACATACTGTACTCGATGAAAAAAGATCAGCATATTGATGGCGATCTTTTTGAGCTTTTTTTAAAAAGTGGTGTTTATATGAAATACGCCCAAATGTACCTTAGCCCTGAACAGATAGACGAGGTGGATATAACTCAATATCTCTAA
- the rmuC gene encoding DNA recombination protein RmuC has product MPKEMLFLAILAIFCIGLFVFGLWIKAILKEKTYELVDLRAKNEQLSSENLALNMQSAKLQAELNAQKEGNQKLKFDLEEQSKKLELKLNAIMEQHLEKKLQKLDETSTKSLETLLKPFKENLDNFKKSIENSQENSTKKFAELSKEIELVARAGMNISKEAENLTKALKGKKQSQGSWGEMILESVLEYSGLIKGVHYETQESYKDEEGRIKRPDVVIKLPQDRTIIIDSKVSLNSYDEFIRTESEEEKRIASKALMQAFREHIDILDSKDYAHYKQGTLQYVFMFVPIEGAFSVAINEDPKLYEYALRKHIAIVNPSTLTVSLRTIYLYWQSEQSSTLATKLFDEAGKMYDKMVGFAESFKRVGTQLQTLNNSYENAQKQLTEGTGNILGRVENLKRLGAKATKNLKDAKLEYQDFNTDIEEVTLLEDKTEE; this is encoded by the coding sequence ATGCCAAAAGAGATGCTATTTTTAGCTATTTTAGCGATATTTTGTATTGGACTGTTTGTCTTTGGGCTTTGGATTAAAGCCATTTTGAAAGAAAAAACATATGAGTTAGTTGACCTTAGAGCTAAAAATGAACAATTAAGTTCTGAAAATTTAGCCCTTAATATGCAAAGTGCAAAACTTCAAGCAGAGCTGAATGCTCAAAAAGAGGGCAATCAAAAGCTCAAATTTGATCTTGAAGAACAAAGTAAAAAACTAGAACTAAAACTCAATGCCATCATGGAACAGCATTTAGAAAAGAAGCTTCAAAAACTCGATGAAACATCGACAAAATCACTTGAAACACTTTTAAAACCTTTTAAAGAAAATCTTGATAACTTCAAAAAAAGTATTGAAAATTCACAAGAAAACAGTACGAAAAAATTCGCTGAACTTTCTAAAGAGATTGAGTTGGTCGCAAGAGCAGGTATGAACATCTCTAAAGAGGCTGAAAATCTCACGAAAGCACTGAAGGGTAAAAAACAGAGTCAAGGTAGCTGGGGAGAGATGATCTTGGAGAGTGTTTTGGAGTATTCCGGTCTTATAAAAGGAGTCCACTACGAAACGCAAGAAAGCTATAAAGATGAAGAAGGGCGTATTAAACGTCCTGATGTTGTCATTAAACTTCCACAAGATCGTACCATTATTATTGATTCTAAAGTTTCACTCAACAGTTATGATGAGTTTATAAGAACTGAGAGTGAAGAAGAAAAGCGTATTGCTTCAAAAGCCCTTATGCAGGCTTTTCGTGAACATATTGATATCTTGGATAGTAAAGATTATGCTCACTACAAACAAGGGACTTTGCAGTATGTGTTTATGTTTGTTCCTATTGAAGGTGCATTTTCTGTTGCTATCAATGAAGACCCAAAACTCTATGAGTATGCCCTTCGTAAGCACATTGCCATTGTCAATCCTTCGACGTTAACAGTTTCACTGCGTACCATCTATCTTTACTGGCAAAGTGAACAGTCTAGTACTTTAGCAACAAAGCTTTTTGATGAAGCGGGGAAAATGTATGACAAAATGGTCGGTTTTGCTGAAAGCTTTAAACGAGTGGGTACACAGCTTCAAACCCTTAACAACAGCTATGAGAATGCTCAAAAACAGTTAACTGAAGGTACGGGTAACATCTTAGGCAGGGTTGAAAATTTAAAACGTTTAGGGGCGAAAGCTACTAAAAACCTTAAAGATGCTAAGCTGGAATACCAAGACTTCAATACAGACATTGAAGAAGTAACTCTTTTAGAGGATAAAACAGAAGAATAA
- the rsmH gene encoding 16S rRNA (cytosine(1402)-N(4))-methyltransferase RsmH: protein MNIPHIPVLLEEVKEAFSGLKEGFIVDCTLGYGGHSEALLEQNPHIKLIGCDQDEEALAFSKKRLERFGDRVIFHHGNFASVLSQYTDLPIRGILADIGVSSLQLDKKERGFAFDSDVLDMRMNPQQELSAYEVVNHYSKEELEFILREYGEIHEYKKLAQLICEARAKEPLHSAKELSKIAEKVGGKKTIHPSTLLFQAIRIEVNNELGVLTELLESIKNAHFEHCIVGIISFHSLEDRIVKQTFKLWSQNCICPAHVMRCMCGNNHALGKLISKKPIEATNAEVKKNPRSRSAKLRVFEIKRA from the coding sequence GTGAACATACCCCATATTCCCGTACTTTTAGAAGAAGTAAAAGAGGCATTTTCTGGCCTTAAAGAAGGGTTTATTGTGGATTGTACACTGGGGTATGGTGGGCATAGTGAGGCTTTGTTAGAACAAAATCCTCACATTAAGCTTATAGGGTGTGACCAAGATGAAGAGGCGTTAGCATTTAGCAAAAAAAGGTTAGAGCGCTTTGGTGATCGTGTTATATTTCATCATGGCAATTTTGCTTCTGTTCTTTCACAATACACTGATCTTCCCATTCGTGGCATTCTTGCTGACATTGGTGTTTCATCCTTGCAACTTGATAAAAAAGAGCGTGGATTTGCGTTTGATTCTGATGTGTTAGATATGCGTATGAATCCACAGCAAGAATTGAGTGCTTACGAAGTAGTCAATCACTATTCTAAAGAAGAATTAGAGTTTATTTTGCGTGAGTATGGTGAAATTCATGAGTATAAAAAATTGGCACAGCTTATCTGTGAAGCAAGAGCTAAAGAGCCTTTGCACAGTGCAAAAGAACTTTCAAAAATTGCTGAAAAAGTTGGTGGGAAAAAGACTATACACCCTTCAACACTTCTTTTCCAAGCCATTCGTATTGAGGTCAATAACGAATTAGGTGTTCTTACAGAACTTCTTGAAAGCATCAAAAATGCACATTTTGAGCATTGTATCGTAGGGATTATCTCGTTTCATTCTTTAGAAGATCGCATTGTAAAACAGACATTTAAGCTTTGGTCCCAAAACTGCATTTGTCCAGCACACGTGATGCGTTGTATGTGTGGAAATAACCATGCCTTAGGTAAACTCATTAGTAAAAAACCGATTGAAGCAACTAATGCTGAAGTGAAAAAGAACCCAAGAAGTCGTAGTGCTAAGCTTCGTGTCTTTGAAATTAAGAGGGCATAA
- a CDS encoding adenosylmethionine--8-amino-7-oxononanoate transaminase, whose product MNTKMLIEDDLKHIWHPCTQMKDHETLPLIPIKSGKGVYLHDFEDNRYIDGVSSWWVNLFGHCNPYINQKVKEQLETLEHVIFAGFTHEPIIKLSKRLCALAPYGLEKCFYADNGSSAIEVALKMSFQYHKNRGEKRPFFVSLENSYHGETIGALAVGDVKLYKEVFEDILLQTIQTPVPKDQSEQSAIVAAQALETIFKEKAGQISAFIIEPLVQCSGGMNMYHPLYISLARKLCDTYGIHLIADEIAVGFGRTGKMFACEHANVSPDFMTLSKGLTGGYLPLSVVLTTQKIYDAFYCDYAEFKAFLHSHSYTGNPLACSAANATLDIFENESILEQNQTKIALIGSKLERFKTLPTVNKIRQTGMIAAVELQEYPLDFRVNLKIFTYALKKGVILRPLGNVIYFMPPYVITHEEIEKMMDVAYEAIVSLG is encoded by the coding sequence ATGAACACAAAAATGTTAATTGAGGATGATTTAAAGCATATATGGCATCCGTGTACGCAGATGAAAGACCACGAGACACTTCCACTTATCCCGATTAAAAGTGGGAAAGGGGTCTATTTGCATGATTTTGAAGATAACCGTTATATTGATGGTGTTAGTTCATGGTGGGTCAATCTTTTTGGACATTGCAACCCGTACATTAATCAAAAAGTTAAAGAGCAATTAGAAACACTTGAACATGTTATTTTTGCTGGTTTTACGCATGAACCAATTATTAAACTTTCTAAAAGGCTATGTGCCTTAGCGCCTTATGGTCTTGAAAAATGTTTTTATGCTGATAATGGCTCAAGTGCGATTGAAGTAGCCTTGAAAATGAGCTTTCAATACCACAAAAATAGAGGAGAAAAACGACCTTTCTTTGTTTCTTTGGAAAACAGTTACCATGGTGAAACTATTGGAGCTCTCGCTGTTGGTGATGTTAAATTGTATAAAGAAGTTTTTGAAGATATTCTTCTGCAAACGATACAAACGCCTGTTCCAAAAGATCAAAGTGAGCAAAGTGCTATTGTGGCAGCTCAAGCGTTAGAAACAATTTTTAAAGAAAAAGCGGGGCAAATTTCAGCATTTATTATTGAGCCATTAGTACAATGCTCTGGCGGAATGAATATGTATCATCCACTCTACATTTCACTTGCTCGCAAACTGTGTGATACATACGGCATTCACCTTATAGCCGATGAAATCGCTGTTGGCTTTGGCAGAACAGGTAAAATGTTTGCATGCGAACATGCCAATGTTAGTCCTGATTTTATGACACTTTCAAAAGGACTAACAGGAGGTTATCTACCCCTTTCTGTTGTATTAACCACGCAAAAGATATATGATGCTTTTTATTGTGACTATGCCGAATTTAAGGCGTTTTTACACTCTCACAGCTACACCGGAAATCCTTTAGCGTGCAGTGCAGCTAACGCAACACTTGATATCTTTGAAAATGAGTCTATTTTGGAGCAAAACCAAACAAAAATTGCATTGATTGGTTCTAAATTAGAACGTTTTAAAACTCTCCCAACTGTGAATAAAATTCGTCAAACAGGAATGATAGCAGCGGTTGAATTACAAGAGTACCCTCTGGATTTTCGTGTAAACTTGAAGATCTTTACCTATGCCCTAAAAAAGGGTGTTATCTTGCGTCCTCTTGGGAATGTTATCTATTTCATGCCACCTTATGTCATTACACATGAAGAGATTGAAAAAATGATGGACGTTGCGTATGAGGCGATTGTAAGTCTTGGTTGA
- a CDS encoding SurA N-terminal domain-containing protein: MITWMQRHKKYLVVTIWISTIAFVGAGFVGWGAYDLNRDRAASVAKVGHRTISVQEFQSAYANHYNFYNNLLGGKLTQEQAEQMGLNKIVMNTLVNQTLLLNYADEIGLVATKEDVKERLINNPNFQSDGVFNKDLYYSILKSNRINPSDYENGLEREILNSKLENFFKLAPSTKEIDLFTSAFFMEDRLSIAAVTLDANEVTTNEEGIKSYWEKNKSNYLTKKSYTLELLNLPASQTKFDDKTLEEFYTQEKHNYKFEDGKLMTFAEAKSKVIVDLRLKNDKKNALEAFLTFKKGETAPSETKVIYDDDTTFPLDKIQVAAKDEVLKPVVIKDSYVIIKVKEIKFPEPMSYEMAKKDASRDLLEELKQTALEKKAEAKLENFAGSDIGFVSRDSVKSIAGLSEAKSAEFLSHVFDNTAKKGYKVIDGKAIVYEILEQKLLNKDKAKQYVSMISENVLQVKQAELNQNLIKKLATAYKVEQYYKGK; the protein is encoded by the coding sequence ATGATTACGTGGATGCAACGTCACAAAAAATACCTGGTCGTCACTATCTGGATTAGCACAATAGCGTTTGTTGGCGCTGGTTTTGTGGGATGGGGAGCTTATGATCTAAATCGAGATCGTGCTGCATCTGTTGCTAAGGTAGGTCACCGAACTATTTCTGTGCAAGAATTTCAATCTGCTTATGCAAACCACTACAACTTCTACAACAACCTACTAGGCGGAAAACTTACTCAAGAACAAGCTGAGCAAATGGGTCTGAATAAGATTGTTATGAACACATTGGTCAATCAAACACTTCTTTTAAATTATGCCGATGAAATTGGTCTTGTCGCTACAAAAGAGGATGTTAAAGAGCGCCTTATCAACAATCCAAATTTCCAAAGCGATGGCGTTTTCAATAAAGATCTTTACTATTCTATCCTTAAATCAAATCGTATTAACCCTAGCGACTATGAGAATGGTCTTGAAAGAGAAATTTTAAATAGTAAACTTGAAAACTTTTTCAAATTAGCACCATCCACAAAAGAGATCGATCTTTTTACCTCTGCTTTCTTTATGGAAGATCGTCTTTCTATTGCAGCAGTTACACTTGATGCTAATGAAGTAACAACCAATGAAGAAGGAATTAAATCGTATTGGGAAAAAAATAAATCAAATTACTTGACTAAAAAAAGTTATACCCTTGAGCTTCTTAATCTTCCTGCATCTCAAACAAAATTTGATGACAAAACACTTGAAGAATTTTACACACAAGAAAAACATAACTACAAATTTGAAGATGGAAAATTGATGACATTTGCTGAAGCAAAGTCTAAAGTCATTGTTGATTTAAGACTAAAAAATGATAAGAAAAATGCATTAGAAGCTTTCCTTACTTTCAAAAAAGGTGAAACTGCTCCAAGCGAAACTAAAGTTATTTATGACGACGATACAACATTCCCACTTGATAAAATCCAAGTTGCAGCAAAAGATGAAGTCCTAAAACCTGTTGTTATTAAAGATAGTTACGTCATTATTAAAGTAAAAGAGATTAAATTCCCAGAGCCTATGTCATATGAAATGGCAAAAAAAGATGCAAGTCGTGATCTTTTGGAAGAATTGAAACAAACAGCCTTAGAAAAGAAAGCTGAAGCAAAGCTTGAAAACTTTGCAGGTAGTGATATTGGTTTTGTTAGTAGAGATTCAGTAAAATCAATTGCAGGACTTAGTGAAGCTAAAAGTGCAGAGTTTTTAAGTCACGTTTTTGATAACACTGCAAAAAAAGGTTATAAAGTTATTGATGGGAAAGCCATTGTTTACGAGATTTTGGAACAAAAGTTGCTTAATAAGGACAAGGCTAAGCAGTATGTTAGTATGATTAGTGAAAATGTTTTACAAGTGAAACAAGCTGAATTAAACCAAAATCTTATTAAAAAGCTCGCTACTGCATACAAAGTCGAGCAATACTACAAAGGAAAATAG
- the ftsA gene encoding cell division protein FtsA, with product MSTTILGIDIGSTKICAIIAQKNDDGDVKILGAGIAKSQGLKKGIITNIDLASKSIRNALNDAKRVAGTQYERVIVSISGAYTKSVDSSGIVNIPNRDIGIKEINRAMQMADHNANIPNEYEKLHVLPYNFKVDDQEFIEDPLGMNGARLEVQVHIITAQKSSLSNLKKAVKSAGVEIDNIVLGCYASAIAVLNHDERELGVAVIDMGGATCNVMIHAGNSMRFNDYLGVGSLNITNDLSTALHTPLGAAEEIKINYGSLKSNSNELIELPVIGDDGSTHEVSLNIVSNVIYVRVEETLMILAKTLEDSGFKEQIGAGVVLTGGMTKLDGIRELASAIFDNVPIRIAKPREMDGLFETLRDPSYSTAIGLVLYGGGHFTPYEIDSNKKLRYKDETIEPTTRHHHQEVFDDVEDVEEGEVGTLPASDNNAKEKLKDLANIQEENSEGFGSKLWNRLTQLF from the coding sequence TTGAGCACTACGATTTTAGGTATCGACATTGGTTCAACCAAGATTTGCGCTATTATCGCTCAAAAAAACGATGATGGTGACGTCAAGATTTTAGGCGCAGGTATTGCAAAATCTCAAGGTCTTAAAAAAGGTATTATTACCAATATTGACCTTGCTTCAAAATCGATTCGTAATGCACTCAATGATGCAAAAAGAGTCGCTGGTACACAGTACGAGAGAGTGATTGTTTCAATCTCTGGTGCTTACACGAAAAGTGTTGATAGTAGTGGTATTGTCAACATTCCAAACCGCGATATTGGCATCAAAGAGATTAATCGTGCTATGCAAATGGCAGATCATAATGCAAATATCCCAAACGAGTATGAAAAACTGCACGTACTTCCATATAACTTTAAAGTTGATGATCAAGAGTTTATTGAAGATCCACTTGGAATGAATGGTGCTCGTTTAGAAGTACAAGTTCATATTATTACCGCTCAAAAATCATCACTCAGCAATCTTAAAAAAGCTGTCAAATCAGCAGGTGTTGAAATTGACAATATCGTTCTTGGATGTTACGCTTCAGCAATCGCTGTTTTAAACCATGATGAAAGAGAATTAGGTGTTGCCGTTATCGACATGGGTGGCGCTACCTGTAATGTCATGATTCACGCTGGCAATTCAATGCGCTTCAATGACTACTTGGGTGTTGGCTCGCTGAACATTACGAATGATCTTTCAACTGCACTTCATACACCACTTGGTGCAGCCGAAGAGATTAAAATTAACTATGGTTCACTTAAAAGCAATTCCAATGAACTTATTGAACTTCCTGTTATAGGGGATGATGGTTCAACCCATGAGGTATCACTCAATATTGTTTCTAACGTTATTTATGTTCGGGTTGAAGAAACACTTATGATTCTAGCAAAAACACTCGAAGACAGTGGTTTTAAAGAACAAATCGGCGCAGGTGTCGTGTTAACAGGTGGAATGACAAAATTGGATGGTATTAGAGAATTAGCATCTGCAATTTTCGACAATGTTCCAATCAGGATTGCCAAACCAAGAGAGATGGACGGACTTTTTGAGACACTCAGAGATCCAAGCTATTCAACAGCAATTGGTCTTGTGTTATACGGTGGAGGTCACTTTACACCTTATGAGATTGATTCTAATAAAAAATTAAGATATAAAGATGAGACAATAGAACCGACAACGCGACATCATCATCAAGAAGTATTTGATGACGTTGAAGACGTTGAAGAAGGCGAAGTTGGAACACTTCCTGCTTCTGATAATAATGCAAAGGAAAAATTAAAAGATCTTGCAAATATTCAGGAAGAAAATAGTGAGGGTTTTGGCTCAAAACTATGGAATAGACTGACACAATTATTTTAA
- the ftsZ gene encoding cell division protein FtsZ: MNGFSIEESKCVYGAKIKVIGVGGGGGNMINHMVREGIGGIDLIAANTDAQALENCLAKTKIQLGKKGLGAGMRPEIGKESALESYEEIKSSLEKADIVFIASGFGGGTGTGAAPVVAQAAKEVGALTVAVVTRPFMFEGKKRAKLAELGINELRKESDSIVIIPNDKLLAIVDAKFGIKDSFKIVDDVLSRAVSGMSLVVLSSGQSDINVDFADVQTVMSHRGMALMGIGESTGEDAAMEAIKSAIESPLLDNMSINGALGVLVHFHIPPSYPITEISNAMQLILDCADEDADVIFGTTTSEDMEENSVRVTIVATGFENKIEAAKELKMLNSNQESIKKERILRMKKVSGGYEGQDDYLDIPTYIRHQMD, from the coding sequence ATGAACGGATTTAGCATAGAAGAATCAAAATGTGTTTACGGAGCTAAAATCAAAGTTATCGGTGTTGGCGGCGGTGGTGGTAATATGATTAACCACATGGTAAGAGAAGGTATTGGTGGTATCGATCTTATTGCGGCAAACACAGACGCTCAGGCCCTTGAAAACTGCTTGGCTAAAACAAAAATTCAACTTGGTAAAAAAGGTCTTGGTGCAGGTATGCGCCCTGAAATTGGTAAAGAGTCTGCATTAGAGAGTTATGAAGAAATTAAAAGTTCGTTAGAAAAAGCAGATATCGTATTTATTGCATCTGGTTTTGGTGGGGGCACTGGAACAGGAGCAGCACCTGTCGTAGCTCAAGCGGCTAAAGAAGTAGGTGCTTTAACAGTAGCTGTTGTTACACGTCCTTTTATGTTTGAAGGTAAAAAAAGAGCTAAACTTGCTGAACTTGGTATTAATGAGCTTCGTAAAGAGAGTGATTCTATCGTTATTATTCCTAACGATAAACTTCTTGCGATTGTCGATGCAAAATTTGGTATCAAAGACAGCTTTAAAATTGTTGATGACGTTTTAAGTCGTGCTGTTAGTGGTATGAGTTTAGTTGTTCTTTCATCTGGACAAAGTGATATCAACGTTGACTTCGCTGACGTACAAACCGTTATGAGTCACAGAGGTATGGCACTTATGGGTATTGGCGAAAGTACCGGTGAAGATGCTGCTATGGAAGCTATTAAAAGTGCTATCGAATCTCCTCTTCTTGACAATATGTCTATCAACGGTGCGCTTGGAGTGCTTGTACACTTCCACATTCCACCTAGTTACCCTATTACAGAGATTAGCAATGCTATGCAACTTATTCTTGATTGTGCAGATGAAGATGCTGATGTTATTTTTGGTACAACGACCAGCGAAGATATGGAAGAAAATTCTGTTCGTGTAACAATTGTTGCGACAGGATTTGAAAATAAAATTGAAGCAGCAAAAGAGCTTAAAATGCTTAATAGCAATCAAGAATCAATCAAAAAAGAGCGTATTTTACGCATGAAAAAAGTAAGTGGTGGCTATGAGGGACAAGATGATTATCTTGATATCCCAACATATATCAGACACCAAATGGATTAA
- a CDS encoding DUF4149 domain-containing protein produces the protein MRSLTVIYLAILGIAIGVEIAAGAFVAPVIFFPQKYLGEGVLTHFQSGILMTQVFLKMNLLIGFVALYSIIYEVQVFMMRKNYDFFSFIASILVIILTGLFLFYYTPFIVHAQQLGALETTTEAFATMHKQSEWVMKALMLAQFGLLVRRGLLSQK, from the coding sequence ATGAGAAGTTTAACCGTAATTTATTTAGCAATACTTGGTATTGCCATAGGAGTTGAAATTGCAGCAGGTGCATTTGTTGCCCCTGTAATTTTTTTCCCACAAAAGTATTTGGGAGAGGGTGTATTAACACATTTTCAAAGTGGTATTTTAATGACACAAGTCTTTTTAAAGATGAATCTTCTCATCGGGTTTGTAGCACTGTACAGTATTATTTATGAAGTGCAAGTTTTTATGATGCGAAAAAATTATGATTTCTTTTCATTCATCGCTTCTATTCTTGTTATCATTTTAACAGGTCTTTTTTTATTTTACTATACGCCATTTATTGTTCATGCGCAACAATTAGGTGCTCTTGAAACAACAACAGAAGCATTTGCCACAATGCACAAGCAAAGTGAATGGGTCATGAAAGCTTTGATGTTGGCTCAATTTGGACTGTTAGTAAGAAGAGGTTTATTAAGTCAAAAGTAG